The Solanum pennellii chromosome 11, SPENNV200 sequence AACTTCTACTTCGTCGGCAATTTCTCTAACTGATCTCCGATTCCTCCATCGATTAGGATCCGGCGATATAGGTTCCGTTTTCCTCGCGGAAATCAAAGCTGCTCCGGTAACGGAGATTTCGAAATCGACGGCGGTATCGGCGTACTTTGCAGCGAAAGTTATGGATAAGAAGGAACTTGCGAGCCGTAATAAGGAAGGAAGAGCGAGGACTGAACGGGAAATACTTGAAATGTTAGATCATCCTTTCCTTCCGACGCTTTATGCTTCTATTGATTCACCGAAATGGTCGTGTTTATTAACGGAGTTTTGCCCCGGCGGTGATTTACACGTACTCCGGCAACGTCAACCGGCGAAACGCTTCCCTGAATCCGCTGTCAGGTACACTATTCTCTACTCTCATAGTACGTTTGAACTATACACATCAACTTCAATCACTACTAATTTTGTAATTCGTGTTATCAAATTAGCTACAAAGTTCATaactaatttacttttttttgatattgatgttgataGTGACAAAACTAAATACTTTCACTAACCAATTAAAAAAACACTATTCTCTTTCccattttatgtaatattttttcttttgatcgAGTATTgcttatgaaatttttaatttttttaaaataaaatttataaagtaCTGTAAgtcataataattgataaattaaaatcttaaaaaaatctataaaaagaCTTACGTCTacgaataaatttatttaaatctcaaaatacaaaaacacgatacataaaaaatgaaacaaaggaAATAATTATGTATGATTTTTCATTGAATTCGAATGAGTTTCTCGATCCTATCTTTTCTGTTTTGCTCCTGTGGGGTCCACCAGGTGGTGTTGGAGCTGATAATTTGTCAGTATTATGGTTCCATCTAAGTTGGTCAgtgtcattttcttcttcttttcactTTGGCCACACTGGATCTATGGTGGACTTGTGCACACTGGATCATTGATTAAAATGGTAATTAATTAGGAAAGATAATTAGAAAATTAtgattagtttaatttattattataagttgTGATCCACACGTGCTTAGTATTATGACTTCTATACTTAAAAGTCAAAGTTTAACTTACTCGCCACATGGAATTAAGTTGTTCGAAtctttaaaaatgttattattattatcataaattataaaaagaaatgtgaatttaaattaatcaattttaaaagcATAATGGTTTAGGAAAATAGAATTTGTGTTTTATAATTGTTTTGGgatttatttattatggttTAGTTGGAGTGATAGAGCTTTTAATGATCATGATAGGAGTGGGTATATTACTATTTACTAATCAATCAATacatatttcattaattttttaatagttgACTTGATGAAGTGCATGTGAAAAAGGAAGGAGCTAATCACCTCTCtagtccttttttttaaaagaatatatttcatactaaaattttataatatcaaTATCAGTTATAAATACGCAGATTGGTACGTTAGATAAGataaataagaatatttataaAGGAGATATCTCACCTTCTATATGGATACCATATAGTAGTTTcgctattttattttaatataaatggtgaaataaaatgattttaaaattaaccAACACTTCagatcaaatttttaaatttaaaaaatattgattgatGATATATTTCACTATAAGTATATTTGATTTAGAGTATTTTTTTCCTGTTTTATGCTACCTTCACCCTGTTACTAATATGTTTTTAGAGACTTTCACGAAATAGAGATAAAATCTTTATATACTTTACtttttttaccattttatcaattaaattcgtgattattattttttatcacacTCGAAAAGAATGAACATGGAATCACTAAAGTTTTGAGTAGTTGTGTAGATTTTAGGTTTTTTTGATTGATGTTATGTGTTTATTTTGCGatctaattaaattttagattATAATAGTaagaattacatttttttttaaaaggcttttaacaaaaataattatttttaattaaagatcaCTCTAGACTAATCTTCATTGATATTATGTGGAATCTAATTCGAAAAGATTTTTACCTTCTTTCTTAAGAAAGATAGTCTGCGAAGAttctatataaaattattaatgaaatcaAGATAGttaattcttcaaatatttaaattctacTTTTGGTAATGTTCTAGTATGAAATTCTATTGTTATAAGTCCAAAATTTGTcaaacaaacattttaaaaatgtgaTACTTTTCCAGTTATCATTCCCAAAATTAAGGAATAGTCTTGCCTTGTAACTTTTCCTTAATATAAGGGATttggaattttaattttgaaaactatttttttcttattaaaatattttctttaccaAAGTGGTCCCATATTATATTGCAATAAATTGATCTATTCCTATAATTGACAAATATGCCATGTTGGTACACAAGTTATACAGATAATCACAACCTAGCTagaccaaaaataataatatgactAGAAGGAAACTAGTAGAAATTATTCAAATCTAATTTCTCTAGCTTTTACTTTAGAAGTAGTTTTTGATTGAGCAGAAAATCCTGTTCTCAAGATTATTACTTTTTTTGACTTGACATTTCACTGCCTACATTTGGATTTTTATGATTTGGATGGACCTCTCTTTTGATTATACGATCCCTTGTGACatatgaaacaaaaaaacaaaaatcagataattttttatatttttataaaatcattatgttTGGACAGTTTGtacatatttcaattaattatacAGAATATTTGTTACCTTATATCGAATACATAGTTAGTAAGTAGTCGAGTAATTTCTCCCTTGTCAGTGGTAGAGCATGGTCATAGTCTGGAGTAACATCATTACTACggttcttcctttttttttattttgttatcagTATTATTTCTACTCTCGTTACTGTTACTTTTAGCATTTTGCTTGTGCATTTTTCGCAAAAATGTTCTGAAACACGATTTTTCTTAAAGTTGAGGGCTTCTGAGAAATCATCTTTCTACCCCACAAAGGTTAGGGTAAGGGTAACGTACTTCCTATCCTCCCAAGACCCACTTATGAGATTATAGTATATTATACCAGATAACTTTGTCGGTCAAACTTGTACTAACCAAAAGATCAACAATTCACACCTAAAATAGTAGACGGAAAATAATGTcctataataatttaattctttGTCAAAATGCAATACTACCTACTGAACTAATCAGAATTATTGGGGGCACATAGTCTTTCCCTTCTTGTTTCCCATGTTCATTGTTTTGCCTACAAAGTACAAGGATATATTTTGCATATAAAGATATGCCCTGTTTGTGTAGGCCATACTTTTCAACTAATATGTGGGTGAGTTTATTCTAATATACTCGCATTATCTTTTCAATTTGCTCATTGTCTACCTAGATAGTCGATATCCTATCCTAGTGGCAGATAACATATACCTCGTGGAATTAGTTGATGTTTGTGCTCATGTTAATTCGGACCGCTGTTATTATACTTGACTCATTTACTTTGTTCGTCTTTCTATTTTGTTATCGTATCACTTGTGAAAATCCTtggtattttcttcttttgcgGATATCccacaaactttttttttctcattttaattaATCTAGTACAAAATGTAATGATGTTGCACTTGTGGAAAGCAACCAAACGAAGAGCACAAAAAGGAGAAGAGGACAGTAAAGTTGCGCCATGATATAGGGACAATGTTTCAAGGACCTACTTTTTTAATCTTGCTACGTTGCATGGGGAAACAATTAGGGGGCCAGCATATATTCCACAAACTAAAGTATAGAGTAGTTTTGCTATCTTTAAAGAAGCATATTGGTCCCCCTCCCCATATGATAAGAGTTGAAACAAACTTCTTTGTGCAGCGAAAATTGGGCCGCGAGGTCTTGGATCCTCCTTGGTTTCGAACCTTAGCATGAAAAAAATCTTGCTTGGGAGCACTTTCCTATTTAATCATTCTCGTGTGTCTCAGAATCAATACAAATATCGAATACCAGATAAAAAAGTGGGCGTTAAAAAGTTTTGAGTCATAAAGTTCTTGCTTCATTTAACTATGGTTCTTTTCTTTGTTCCCTCAGATGCTTCCATTAGTCTTATCTTCTTGTgtttaactttttatatttCGAATCTCCTTAGTGAAAATCCTCATGTTACCACTTGCTAATCTCATGGTATCTACAGGTTCTATGTGTCGGAGGTGGTGGTAGCGTTGGAGTACATTCACATGATGGGAATAGTTTACCGCGACTTGAAACCTGAAAATGTTTTGGTCCGATCAGATGGTCATATCATGCTCACGGACTTTGATCTCTCGTTAAAATGTGACACCTCTACATCAACACCAGCTCAAGTGATTTCAAGCCAAAATACACCTAATGGTGGACCTCAACAAAACGAGTACAAAATTGAACCACCAAAGTTCACAGCTTCTTCATGTATCCTTCCAAACTGTATAGTACCTGCTGTTTCATGCTTCCACCCGAAAAGAAAGCGAAAGAAGAAGGCAGGACATGCTGGTGGCCCTGAATTTGTAGCTGAACCAGTCGATGTTCGTTCAATGTCCTTCGTGGGAACTCACGAGTATTTGGCACCGGAGATTGTATCAGGTGAAGGTCATGGTAGTGCAGTAGATTGGTGGACTCTAGGGATATTCATATTTGAGTTGCTTTATGGAGTAACACCTTTTAAAGGTATAGACCATGAACTAACCCTAGCTAACATCGTTGCTCGAGCCCTCGAATTCCCCAAGGAACCATCAATGCCAGCCCCAGTTAAAGACCTGATATCACAACTCCTTACTAAGGATCCCGCGCGAAGAATGGGGTCAACTATGGGTGCTACAGCAATCAAACACCATCCATTCTTCCAAGGAGTCAATTGGGCACTTCTAAGATGTACTTCACCACCATTCATTCCTCCTCCATTCAGTAAAGAATTTCTCTCTGATGGAAGTTGCCCTGATACCTCAGTTGAATACTACTAGCCTATATCCCTCAGACTCTTCAGAAATATTGTTGCACTAGTATCAGATCCTACTACTAACTAGTGTGAATAAAGActcaaaaaaagtcaaaaattttgGACCAGAAAAgaatggaagaagaagaagaagaagtgatTTGTGGTGGAATTTTGTTGGATCTTAATGAATATTGACCCACCAATATGAATATGAGGCTATATGAATACAACAAAGACATTAGTTTCTGTTGTTGTTTGCTAGCCAATGCTCTATTGTACATTGCTATTATTATAGGTGGACAAAGAAAGGAAGTTTCATTTTCTAAATCTTTTATAAGTCAATGCCTTTGTCTAAAACATTGGATCCTGACAAAATACATGTAGACAATTGTTACACAAGCAAAGGGCCTGGTTGTATGAAGGATTTGGTTGGGTGGTGGAAGGTCAAGAATATGGGTCAGCATCATGTTTTTGCTAATCTTGTTCTTTTCCTTGTGGAAAAGCATGATGTTTCCATGTGATTTGTTTAATTATTAGGATCTTGTAAGGTTGTAGGGTAGTAGCTAGTCATGGGTGGTGCCTTGTGAATttcataaattacataaaaatattttccacataaataattatcatGGTATctattagacctttcttttcgTAGATTATTCTGATTGAATTTCAAATATCATCCTCACACTCAAGAGTGTTGGACGTGTTCTCTACAATAACATCCGCGATGCATCTATTTCATGTTTGTgctgttattttttttaggcagaatacataaatatgactaTTAACTTGATTTCAACGGATAACTATGCCCTCCAACTTTGAATGCGCACAAGTAGGTACTTAAACTtctataaaattgaacaagtatacACACGTCCTACCTGGCATAATCCACGTACAACAAATGAGTCaatttgctcaattttataGATGCTtaagtgcctatttgtgcacaCCTAAAGTTAAAGATCATAGTTGTCAACTGATGCCAAGATAAGGATCATGATTTTGTATTGTACATTCATTTTATGTTGTTGGTGTTCATGTTAGTTTGCGAGCACTATTATACCGCGATAGATCGAAAAAAATTacttactattattttttacacTAAGGCAATTATTTTGGTAGGATTAGTTTTGTTTATTGATGGTGGTTGATGTGCTttcttgatttgatttggtAAATTGGTTTTGTCTGATGATTATGATCATTATATTGACTGTCATGAAGAAAGAGTTAATTATGGAGAAAAGTGTAATTATACTTAATAAAGTAAGGAGATAAAGCTCCTTTTAGactaattataataattgtagAATTCATTAGAGAACAAACAAAACATAATTTTGTAGCTTCTAATTGGAATCTTGAGCAATGTGATTAGAAATTATTATGGCCAATAACTTTTGATAGCTTCTATAGGAATTGATTTTTTCGTTTCGAAATAAATGTcgttttaacttattttatatttgttgagaaaattaatatagtataattttttcattaaatataattaaaggcaattattattttttgtttgaaagttttaaaacaatgcttattttaaatatttttttattattactaaattaatatttattttgaaccGAATCGaatagttaaaatttaaaaatgaccTACTACAATTAAGCAAGTTGGGTCCATGCATAAGGGTTATTGTTTCCTACAAAAGGAATAAGACAAAATTGGAGAAGGGGATGAGTTTTCAACCACTCTCAAATAGTTTCCACACCAAATTCTTTCTTAGTAGGATAAGTATTGATAATTCTAtccattaaaatttaaaagacataaaaagttatttaatattttttttattacgatatttagttatcaaatatttttctttttgctataataataatatttgaatcaACTTGCATATATTTCAACTATTATTTGAGAAATGTTCGAATTCGTTCAgtataattatctttttttttttgggaaaaatgtccttttcatatttgattgttttttagGATTAGTTTTGACATATCTTTCACACGATAACATCTTATATAGTCACTAAAAGAGTTTCGTTAAAGAGGAGATTATACTCTcaataattttatgtattttatattagttttctCTATGTAGATTAATTAATCAATCTTATTAAAGATTATGTCTCTTTTcgtatattttctttgtttatgatttattatcgTTCAAgacttattttattagtttttgcACTTCGTCATGTTATTGTGATCCCAATGCCGGCTACCTTCCATCAATACGGTAATATAGAGAATTGAATAGCTTTATTCATCtaaatttgaacaaataaagcGAAATCACCTAATACTTctgttttatttgatattaagttaaaaataattgaatatagagattggttttaatattttaatatctaaactttgattttcaaaaaacgAATTGATTTATGTTTGAATTAGCTATGAAAATttctcaaacaattttttttggataaatgaCAGAAATTCCACCTTTAAAACctcttattaccattattccctattaattttataaattcccaaaatcccttattttcacacatcaaattaatgtattggCGCATCAAATTAAcgtatctcgcgcatcaaattaatgtatcatgtataaaatgtacatcaaattagtgtatcatgtataagaTGTAATATATCTTACTTaataattaatgtatctcgtgcatcatattaatgtatcagcgtttatattattgtatcatttTAGGGCTTTTTGTCATTATAAACTTACAAGGGACAAATAGTAATTTTGtcttaaaagtatgtgatttctgtCTTTTGcccaatttttattattattttggccTATTGTACGTTTTTGGATCTTATATGTCATGTCAACAATTGTAtaccttaaaatttttaaataagaaaaagaaagtctTATCGGAACTTTTAATTAACATTATCGTATTTttctttctacttttttttctcatacatgatctaattttatCGTCATTTTCCTGAAATATGTTtgtatttctattatatagaagagtgaagtagTAGGACTACCAATGGCAATTTTgcaattttaaacattattatgGCAAAGTTCTAAATTTATGCTTGTATAATTAATTGTCAAAATAGTTTTCTACaagaatcaaaattttcttttaagagTCACAAAAAGTTTTGTTTCATATGTGGCCCacaaactcattttattttattttaaaaatcaatttgtatttgtgtgattataataataatgtgaataatatttttacttttatactCGTGACAATTAAAATCATTCATCTAAGATTATTACTACTAcaacatattcagtataatcCTACAATCTTTCATgtatgtaatttcttttttaattatatataatgctTTTAAACGTAAGTATTCATATAgtttaatttaacttattttatctccaaaataatatttattttatctttaaaaattgtcatttaaataagaaaacaaaaatagcACAATtctaaatagataaaaaaaaagaaaaatatagagttgataatgtaagaactgataaaTAATAACCGCATAACTGTAGtttaagaaaatacataaccaattaacgggataaattttgaaatagtataaatatattggatcaaaaattaattttgtcatagaatcatatatcatatacttaTGATACTTCCACAATAATTAAACTACGGCTTCACCTTCATATGATAGTGAGTCTTGATTTCTACTTCTTACAATCTTGAATCATGATAAATTAGTGTCATTCGTCTAGAGTAAGAagcatattaaatattagattatgagtgtttttacaatttataaataaatattttctcaattaatatcaatacttgaatttcagaattaagttactttattaccttatttatattaaaattttggttaTCATCGATTagatattgattaaaaaaaactataaaatataattgtgaaaaagatttagcattttcattttaaattttgttaaacagcaaaatagtttttttttttttaaaaaaaaaaaacttaactaAATTCTGTACTCACTCCATTTCGatttatgtaatgtttatttgacttaaaataattttttttaaaaaaaatacttgtaaaaCTTGTGGTCTACTACAAACCATAGATGTTCATATGACTATAAATCTTCTTACTAAGAATAACATGtatattttaaagtcaaaatgttattaatatattaacacatcattttttttaaattgactacagagaaaaatatgtcacattaattaagttaaaataacataaattttcataattttaagagttaattacattatatctctaattttttttcaaattacaaaaaaattcttaaaattaaaaaaaattagatttatgAGCAGACATACGGATAAATCAGTCACTATACATTCAGGAAATTTGCAGACACATTTATagtaataacatttttttcacttgatcacttttaattcatttataatacaagtttaatacatattataaagaacaatttattcacatataatgcaagttttaatgatggataatgcATTTATCACAAattttagtacacttataatacaatgtgacaatattttaccaaacaaacataagatatttaaaaaacaattataattcaaatatattgtatacataattcacttttaatacatattacaggtttatcacagtattgctataaatggtaataaacaaaaagtatcgctaaaatcagtaattattttttaaaatatactaatttatgtaaatttttctttcttaaatcaTTTTAGTCCAACTTGTTTTAGCTCACATAATTTTTGAGCGGGTCATTAACTCGTTCATTTATCAACTCAACTTATTTTTATGCGTTCAAATTAAGCTCAACTTGCTAACACTTTGTACAAATAATTCTCATTAAACTTAATTATATAGATCAATTATTATGACTATGGATTATGGGCCAACCAAGTAATGGTTAGAAAAGAACTGTTGGGCTTTAGCTAACTGGGCTAAGCTAAGCACTTCTCAAAGCAAGAAATTGGGCTTTTAATTGAATTTGGATACCCAACTCAAAGAGTGTATTTATGACATTTTAACATTTCTAGTCAATCaattaaaaaagatttaatcaaattattatttatagtttgtagtcatcatcaacatatatttttggGTCGTTTAATTGCTAGTTAgagttatacatgtattagtGTTACAAGAAAGTGGTTATATGTGCATTAGTTATTTCTTCGTTTACATTACATAATCGATATATATCCTTGTAAGTTATACATGTATTGATAAAGCGGAATCGTAGATCAATAACCAACCATCATACATGATCCGTTGAGTTTTGTATATAGCTGCTAATATGCTACCAAACATTGTAGTAGATTAGTAgtatttatgttgattttaatacatgaataacttaTGTCTAACAAGCAACCAATCGATCTCTAAAGGATCATTAGGGACTAAGTGTCTGATTGAACTAGCCtatttttaagtgttttttaaagtttcaaaaagTATTCCGAAAGGTTAAAAGTGTTTTTGAGCACTCACTCTTAGGCTAAAAATGTTTTAGAATATGTCAAAAGTCGTTGGGTATCCTCTAATTATGActtttaatttataagttaCTTTTTATAATCTCATCCAAACATGCCCTAAGCATGGGTAGatctatatattatttgatgcATGTATTATTTATCCCACATTCTATCTTGTACTCTCTctgtttcaaaataattaaattgttgagacattttttatatttcaaattaacttaattgttcAATTATCAATACTActttcagaatattcattcatttttaatccttcatttgaattttctatgcaatgagtttaataaataccccaataatttaattattttataaaggaaggagtattaaataataaataagttcTCTCATAACTTATACATATATCAGTTAAGCGTGTTTTAgaaaaacattatattaattttatacttgAATAATTTGTATCCTATTCAACTACTAAACATAACATCACTTACGAAAAattagatacatatatataaaccGACTATCAAATGACAGTATAATAAGTGTATAGCAGTATAGAATAATGCACTAATGACAaaactatatttaaaattttacattaaaataaattcagaacATGGCCAAAATTTAAAAGTCGTATTTGAAAGCAATTTCAAacctattttaaaaataaaatatgttttttaatttatcaaattacatttttaaaagtGTTTAGTAAATTTAAACTGATAAATCTTTATCATTTATGAAATGcatgtttattttgattattagttGTTAATATTAGATTTGAGAAATatttaagaataaattaatgttaacgtactacacaatataggaaatgaaatgaaactcatattaaatatttatgttatgatatcgAATGGAATGAAAGTTCATAAATTTATCCGAATTGAAGTGCTATCGAAAACATAATTTCGTAAAATTACGTTTACATCATCCTTCTTAAACATCTCTTATGTGATGAAACTTCGAAAATCATAtctaattataaaatttgagaATTCAAGAATCACtgaaagaatttattttcatgttgtCTCATTTCAATCTACTTATCGAAATTcaataataacttaaatttgtattaataaCCAAATAcgacatttatttttgatataataatttatatattcgcaattttcatggtcaaacgCCCCCAATTCGGAGCCTCGGGTCTTGAGTCAAATCGGCGGGGACTCATTTCTGGTTAACATTATAAGCTCAGCACttttcaaaattacaaaaaacatTCCTTCTCACTTAGAAAGCAAATTTCTACAGCAAATCGGAAGTGAGATTGGAAATCCGGCGACGGGAGAGATGGAGGAAGCAGATCAGAATGAGAACGGAAATCCGGCGGCGGCGGTGGTGGAGGAAACCGAAACGGTTATTGGACCGGGTCCAGCTCCTCGTGCTCGTGCTAAACGTCCTCTTCAATTTGAGCAAGCTTATCTCGATTCACTTCCGTCTGCTAACTTGTAAGTAGTAGTACTATTATGTATGGATATGTTTAACTTCACAGTGTTTGTTGTTTTTAAGGGGCTTTTAGGGTTTAGTGCTAATACTACGGGAATGAAGGATGAGGATAGAGActggaaatgaaagaaaatcatACTAAAGCTATACTATATACGaggaaatgaatgaaaaaaataaggaaaaagtgGATTCACAAGCAATCCAGGGCATATTATACATTGAACCTCAACTGAAATCACAAaagatcaaatttaaaattgtagAAGTTCACGAAATCAACAAAGGAATATGACAACTATGCTTTGAATTTTGACATTTGAGATTTGAAACCAAAATCATAATGTCACCAACCTAGTCCGTTACGTGACTTAGTCCTTTACTAGTGTTGATGTGTCACTTAGCTCAAGTATGGTGGATAGCTTTAGTAGAATGGTTGTGGTGTCTGGAAACACTAAGGAAAGCTAGAGAGAAGCTTGGAAAGTGAACGAAATACCCCTTTTATTGATTACCAAAGATGCATTAAATGGTTTACAAGATACTAGACCAAGGGTTTTGATGTGTCGTGTGTCACTCTGTGTGAATGGATACTCATGCCTACTTAGGTGAAGTCTTCGGTCTCCTACTATTTATAGGCTCCTAAGGCTTTGGAACCTTCAAAGTTGATGGAAACCCCACTAAATCTGGTTGGCTTTGGGCTACCTAATGTACCCAAGGGCGAGTCTTTCTAGGTATTTCTAGAATCTTCCTCAAATTGCTAGCTTTCTTCGGCTGTCCTTTGGTATCCTTTGCTTGTTCTTTGTCGATCCCTTTTGATATTTTGAGGTTCTTGAGTCTTCTAGGATCCATGGGAACTTTCGCCATCTTTGGGAACATTCTTCTAACTTCTGTCCAACAATGTAGTTTGCTTAGTGGTCTTGGCATGTTTTTAACTTCACTTTATCATGCTCTATTGTGCTTCTTCCTATTTATTAGGCACATTTCAATGTTGAGACATCTCCTAGTATGTTCCATGTCACTCTTGCACATATCTGCCTGGCCCGATTGTCGGCCGTAACCACAATTCACACGACCATTGTTCAATGTATATTGTGTATGCTCCAGCCCTCTTTTTGTTGTCTTGCTCTGTTTAGGCACCTCGTGGCATGCACGGACAGTCAATGCTTTTGGCTGGTGTGACAATAAACCCAATATTGATTAAAAAGAAATGAATCATAATTACCGTTAGAAAATAAGGATGAATTATCATAATGACTCAACTTTTTCTTTGAATTGGATAATGACGCCCCAACTTTGAAAGGTTGGACATGGTCATGTTGGAAATATTACTAAACCATGTATTATTCGATGCAGGTATGAAAAAAGTTACATGCACCGAGACGTGGTTACTCATGTTGCTGTTTCAGCAGCAGATTTTTTCATTAGTGGGAGTACTGATGGTAAGAGAGGACATATTTATTCTTGTTGTTTGCTTAAATCACCAAATTCTCTTCTTTATTGTCCAGGTCACCTGAAATTTTGGAAGAAAAAGCCTACTGGTATCGAGTTTGCAAAACATTTTAGATCTCATCTTGGACCAATTGAAGGCCTTGCAG is a genomic window containing:
- the LOC107003029 gene encoding serine/threonine-protein kinase D6PK, with the protein product MEPWLDDLADDLQSISFNSTTTTATDINRSTSSGSEATWTATASSISSSSLHHHITKPRAATPSGDPYWDAITRGISTSTSSAISLTDLRFLHRLGSGDIGSVFLAEIKAAPVTEISKSTAVSAYFAAKVMDKKELASRNKEGRARTEREILEMLDHPFLPTLYASIDSPKWSCLLTEFCPGGDLHVLRQRQPAKRFPESAVRFYVSEVVVALEYIHMMGIVYRDLKPENVLVRSDGHIMLTDFDLSLKCDTSTSTPAQVISSQNTPNGGPQQNEYKIEPPKFTASSCILPNCIVPAVSCFHPKRKRKKKAGHAGGPEFVAEPVDVRSMSFVGTHEYLAPEIVSGEGHGSAVDWWTLGIFIFELLYGVTPFKGIDHELTLANIVARALEFPKEPSMPAPVKDLISQLLTKDPARRMGSTMGATAIKHHPFFQGVNWALLRCTSPPFIPPPFSKEFLSDGSCPDTSVEYY